From Candidatus Eremiobacteraceae bacterium:
TTGAACCGCCGCCGCATGCAGCCATCGTCACGCAAACCGCGGCGGCACCGATCGCCGATCCCCAGAGGGCGGGGCTAGGATTTCTACGAGACATGGACGCTCCTTCAATGCATAGCAGCGTGCGAGCTTTATTCCATTGCACGCATCGTCGACTCACGTCACGTTACGCGAATGAGCGGCCGTCACCACCCGAACGTCGACAATTGATTCGTAAGGCCTACGCCGGCCGTTTCGCGCTCGCTTGGGTCGCTCACCAATGGCCTAGGCGCACCGCAGAGTTCGCTTCAATAGAGAAGGCGCGGAGCTCGTTCGAGCCCCGCGCCGTGGACAACACTTCGAAATTCGGAGCCTACGTTTTGTCGCGCAGCTTGCGTTTCGCCTCGTCCATGTCGGCCTTCGTCCTCTCGACATCCTCGTGGACGAACGACTTGACCTTCTCGCCTGTCGTCATCTCATCGCCGGCGACATCTCGCTTCGCGCGTTCGAGCTCTGCCTTGGTTCTATGTTCCAGTTCATGAGCCGCGTCTTTGCCGTCAGCGACGGTCTTTTTTAGCTGGTCTGTCATCGTGAGCGCCCCCTTTGCAACGCTCAGATGGTATACCCACTGCGATCGACCTCATAACGCGGCACTGCGGGAACCCATATCTTGACGACGTTTCAGCCCGACTCTGACGGGGGTATAAGAGTCACAATATATCTATATACCTATGCGACCGCAAAAGATCGGACTGAATGACCATGCCCGCAAAGAAAAAGAAAAAATCGACCCTTGCCACCGGTGCGAGAAAAGCAAAGCGTGTGGCTTCTAAGGTCTCTAAAGCGGCGCGAACCGCATCGGTTGTCGCTTCATCGGTAGCAGACGTCGCCGACGCGATTGCGGCCGGCAGTAAGAAGAAGAAATCGACGAAGTCGACCTCGCGCTCGAAATAGCGTCGTAGTAGGGCGAGCATCGCTCGCCCCGGTTACGCCGGGTTTTCCAGAGCCGCGGCGGCGCGATCGAGCTCGCGGTAGCCGACATAGTGGCGCAGGCGGTTGGTGAGGTAGGCCATGACCACGAATAAGCCTGCCAGACCGACGGCCGTGTCGAAGTACTTGCTGATCAGCACGGAGAGGATCAGCACGACGCCGCAGACCGCTCCCGGGATGACTTTGATCGCGCGCTCGGCATTGACGTAACCCGCAAAGCGACTCGGCCACGCGAAGACCCAATAGAGATTCAAGAGCGGCACGAGATGATAGAAGGCCGCTTCGGGTGGTTTGATAGGATAATCGCCATCGGTCTGTTGACGCAGCACGCTGTGAAATCGATAGACGCACATGAGATAATAGATGAAGATCAGGATCGCAAAGATCCAGAATGCATCGGATGGCGGGAGCGTCGCCTTGACGTGGGTGAGGAGGTTCACGGTTTCTTCGTCGGATGTGTCTTTGAGTTCAACGCCGATCAGCACGATGATCAACGCGAAGCCGGGCCATATAGGATAAGGCTTCAACGCATACGGATGAGCGGTGTTTGACATCGCGCGAATCGTCTGCGACCCGCGGCGCGGTCTATCCTTTGAAATAAAGAAGGGGCCTCGCGTTTGCGACACCCCCGGATCTTTACCGATAGAAATATCCGCTTATCGGCGGTTATTTCTTCTTCTTCGCCGCCTTCTTTGCCGGCTTCTTCGCCTTCTTCTTCGTGGCCATGGTGTGCAGGTCACCTCCCCCCTGGTCTTCCATCGCATGCGGGGCGTTGCTGTACGCCTCTACCATTTTGCGCTTTCAGTTTTCACACGTCGGCGCGTATCGCTTGCGGACGGAGAGTGCGGAGACTCTTAGGGTCCACATCCGGACGCTTCTTACTTAGAGAACGTCCTCCTTCTCGTCATCGGCACGTCGCGCGCGAGACATTAGCGCGCACAAATGCGCGGATGATCCGCATCATCGGATGCGGATGTTGATCGCGTTGAGCACGCCGTCGGAGACGATATCACCGTACACCGTGATCGGCAGACCCGCGCGCAGCGCTTCCCATGAACTCGCCGCGCCGGATAGGTTGAAAACGTTGGCTCGTTTGCGATAGACCGTGTTCATATAGCCCGCTTTGCTGCGCATCTGAAGAGCGTCACGCGAAACGCTCACCACGACGCCCATGACGACGCGTCTGCCCGGTGGTATCGGGCCAGAACGGATTCTGACGTTGATCGCGTTGACGGTGCCGGCCGCGACGACCGCGCCGTATACGGTGATCGTATCGCCGCCGCGGATGTTGTTCCACGAGAGCGGCCGGTCAGCGAGGTCGAACACTATCGCGTTTGCGCGGCGCACCGTGAGCATGTTACCGGCGTCACTGCGCATTTGGAAACTGTCGCCGGACATGGTCGTGACCTTGCCCATGATGACCTGTGTCGCCGCTGCGGACGGGCTGTTTGACGCGGCGATCGCCGTACCAGCGAAGGCGAATACGAGCAAGACGTGTGCAACCCGACGGAGCATGGTGCGCCCTCCTCAACAGCCTTGTTCGGAAATCGCCGCACAATAGAAAAAGCGGCGCATCCTCAAGGTTCGCTCGAGCGAGCGAGCGTTCCCTGGGATGCGCCGCGCGCGTGCTATCCTATCTCAATAACCGAGATACGAGCGAATGCGGATGGACGACGCGTACAGCACAGCCGATGACGGCGTGATGCCGGCGACGGTGATCGCTTCTCCCGCGTGCAAGCTTCGCGTGCCGACCGCGTTCGAATTGGCGTCGATCACTTGCGTACCGCTGTTGAAATAGACCGTCCACGTATAACCGGCCGCGCTGCGCATCGCGAGCGATCCGCCGTTGACGGACAACAGCGTACCCATGAGCACCTTCGTCGCTCCGTTGACGGGATACTGACCGTTCGGGTACTGGCCGTTGGGATAAGGATTGACCGGATGCTGCGGCACATACGGCGGATTGTAATTGTTATTGTTGTAGTTGTTCTTGACGTAGCCGCAGCCGTTATCGTCGCGATCGCGGTTTCCGTTGCCTATCCGCTGTACGTCGTCCGCCACGTAGACGCCGTTGCCGTTGTAACTGCCGTCCAGACGCACTTCAACGCCGCGCTGCAGCACATCATCCAGGTCGATGTTTTCGCGGTTGTAGCGACCTTGGCCGTTCAGGCGTACTTCAACGGTGCCGCGCTGAGTCTCTACCGCAAATCGGCGGTTATTGTCCACGCGCAACACGCAGCCGGTGAGCGAGGTCTGGCGATAGTCATTGCGGTTGTTATTGTCGTCGCTGTCGTGGTTTCCGTAATACCAAGATGGCGGCGCAGCGAGCGCCGGAGCGGCAGCTGTTATCGTGAGCGGGGCGAAGATCCCCGCGGCGGCCAAGAGGGCCGCAAGGTACGCGCGCATAGTATCCTTCCTCCGAATAAAATCGCGTTGCTGTTGCGCACCCATATACGAGAGAACGAAACGGCATCTCGAAGCGTTTCCCAACCGGCACACGGGCAGGAACAGGACGCGGCCTGGAACCATTAACCCGAACGTATGGGTTCATCCAGGCGCGTGGTCGTGACTGGCCTCGGCGCGGTCAGCCCGCTCGGTAACACTGTCCCCGAATTCTGGGCAAATGCGATCGCCGGCAAGAACGGCATCGGGCCTATCACGCACTTCGATCCGCGCGATCTTCCGACACGCTTCGCGGGCGAAGTCCGGAACTTCGACGCAAGCGAACTCGTCGGCAAGAAAGATTCGCGGCGGATGGACCGCTTCGCGCAGTTCGCCGTCGTGGCAGCGCGCGAGGCCGTGACCGAATCGGGTCTGCAGATCACGGATGAGAACCGCGATCGGATCGGCGTGATCGTCGCATCTGGGATCGGCGGCATCCTGACCCTTGAAGATCAGCACAGCGTTCTGCTCGAGCGCGGTCCCGACCGCGTCTCGCCTTTCTTCATTCCCATGCTGATGGGGAACAGCGCGCCAGGGCAGATCTCGATCGCCTTCGACGTGCACGGACCAAGCCAGACGACGGTGTCGGCCTGCGCGTCTTCGAACAACGCCCTCGGCGACGCATACCGGCTGATCGAGCACGGCGATGCGGACGCGGTCATCAGCGGCGGCGCGGAAGCTGCGATCACCCCGCTTGCCGTCGCCGGTTTTTGCTCGATGAAAGCGCTCTCCACGCGCAACGACGATCCAGCGAGCGCTAGCCGACCGTTCGATTTGGATCGAGACGGCTTCGTGCTCGCCGAGGGCGGCGGTGCGCTCTTGCTCGAAGAGCTGGATTTCGCCAAAAAGCGCGGCGCGCATATCTACGCCGAGATCATCGGCTACGGCCAGTCTTCAGACGCCCACCACATCGCAACGCCCGATCCGTCCGGACGCGGCGTGCGGCTCGCGATCGAACGCGCGCTGGCCGATGCCGGCTGCACACCGGACGATGTGGATTACATCAACGCTCACGCCACGTCGACCGGACTCGGCGATACGGCCGAAGTGCAGGCGTGCGCGGCGGTTTTCGGTGCGCGTTCCAAAACGCTTCCGATAAGCGCGAACAAGTCGATGTTCGGCCATTCGCTCGGAGCGGCCGGCGCGCTCGAAGGGATCTGCACCGTGTTGGCCCTTCGCGACGGCGTGCTGCCGCCGACGATCAACTATCACACGAAAGATCCGCTCTGCGACATCGATTGCGTGCCGAACGTCGCGCGCAAGGCGTCGCCCGAAGTGGCGCTGTCGAACTCGTTCGGTTTCGGCGGCCACAACGCGGTACTCGTGTTCCGCGCATATTCGGGCTAGCATGTCGCGATCGGTTGGCCGCCGCCGTCAGGTGCGCGCGTTTGCCGAGCGGCTTGGACTCTCCGCACCGGACGATGCGTGGCGCGCGTACGATGAAGCGCTCACCCACGACTCGTTCGCACACGAGGGGCCGCGAACAAAAGGCCACGATCGCGCCGCGGATTCCGCGACGTCGAACGAGCGGCTCGAATTCCTCGGTGATGCAATCCTCGGCGCGGTCACTGCGGCGTATCTCATCGGCCGCTATCCGGCAGAATCGGAAGGCAAGCTCTCGCGCAGGCGCGCCGCGCTCGTGTCGCGCGCGGCACTGGCCGTCACGGCCGACCGGTGGGGGGTGGCGAAGCTGCTGCTCCTCGGCAAAGGCGAAGCAGCGGCACACGGCGAGCGCCGCCCGACGATTCTCGCAGCAGCGGTCGAGGCCGTCATCGGGGCGGCGTTTTCCGTGGAAGGTTATGCCGCCGCGACCCGGCTCGTGACGCAAGAGCACCTCGCATTCTCCGATGTCGGAGTGACAGCCGATCCAAAGACGGCATTACAAGAGCTGGTCCAAAGCCGTTTCAAAAGGGCGCCGGCGTACGCGGTGACATCGGAGACGGGTCCGGCGCACGCCAAGGTCTACGTCGTGCGAGTCGCGATCGGCTCCGACTTGCTGGGAACGGGCTCGGGTCCGACGAAGAAGTTGGCGGAGACTGCGGCCGCTGCGGATGCACTGCACGCCTTACAGACAGCCGGAGGAATTCGTACATTTACCTCAAGAGCATAGACATCTTCGGGTTCAAGACGTTTGCGGATCGAACGCGGCTGCTGTTCGAACCCGGCATATCCGCCATCGTCGGTCCGAACGGCTCCGGTAAATCCAATTTCGTCGACGCCGTTCGCTGGGTGCTCGGCGAGCAGAGTGCGAAGCAGCTGCGCGGCGCGCGCATGGATGAGGTCATCTTCGCCGGCAACAGCCACCGCCGGCCGATGGGCATGGCCGAGGTCACGCTGACGTTCGACAATGCCGACGGGGCGCTCGCGTTGCCGTATTCCGAGGTGGCCGTGACGCGGCGCGCCTATCGCAGCGGCGAGGGCGAGTATTTCCTCAACAAATCTCAAGTCCGGCTGCGCGATATCATGGATCTGCTGCTCGGCACGGGCCTCGGTCCGGATGCTTCGGCGATCATATCTCAGGGTCAGATCGATGCGATCCTCTCGGCCAAGCCCGAGATCCGGCGGGAGATATTCGAAGAGGCCGCCGGCACGAGCAAGTATCAATCGCGCAAGCGCGAGGCGCAGCGGCGCCTCGAACAGACCGATGCGAACGCGGTGCGCGTCAACGATGTCATCGTCGAGCTCGCCAACGCGCTGCCCGCGATGGAACAAGCGGTGAGACGCGCGAAGCGCCACAAAAAGGCGAGCGCGCGGCTGCGAGAGCTAGAGATCTACTCGCACGTCCGCAAGACGGCGGAACGCAGAGACGAGCGCGCCGCGTTGGTGGAAG
This genomic window contains:
- a CDS encoding DUF5666 domain-containing protein, giving the protein MRAYLAALLAAAGIFAPLTITAAAPALAAPPSWYYGNHDSDDNNNRNDYRQTSLTGCVLRVDNNRRFAVETQRGTVEVRLNGQGRYNRENIDLDDVLQRGVEVRLDGSYNGNGVYVADDVQRIGNGNRDRDDNGCGYVKNNYNNNNYNPPYVPQHPVNPYPNGQYPNGQYPVNGATKVLMGTLLSVNGGSLAMRSAAGYTWTVYFNSGTQVIDANSNAVGTRSLHAGEAITVAGITPSSAVLYASSIRIRSYLGY
- the fabF gene encoding beta-ketoacyl-ACP synthase II; this translates as MGSSRRVVVTGLGAVSPLGNTVPEFWANAIAGKNGIGPITHFDPRDLPTRFAGEVRNFDASELVGKKDSRRMDRFAQFAVVAAREAVTESGLQITDENRDRIGVIVASGIGGILTLEDQHSVLLERGPDRVSPFFIPMLMGNSAPGQISIAFDVHGPSQTTVSACASSNNALGDAYRLIEHGDADAVISGGAEAAITPLAVAGFCSMKALSTRNDDPASASRPFDLDRDGFVLAEGGGALLLEELDFAKKRGAHIYAEIIGYGQSSDAHHIATPDPSGRGVRLAIERALADAGCTPDDVDYINAHATSTGLGDTAEVQACAAVFGARSKTLPISANKSMFGHSLGAAGALEGICTVLALRDGVLPPTINYHTKDPLCDIDCVPNVARKASPEVALSNSFGFGGHNAVLVFRAYSG
- the rnc gene encoding ribonuclease III, which codes for MSRSVGRRRQVRAFAERLGLSAPDDAWRAYDEALTHDSFAHEGPRTKGHDRAADSATSNERLEFLGDAILGAVTAAYLIGRYPAESEGKLSRRRAALVSRAALAVTADRWGVAKLLLLGKGEAAAHGERRPTILAAAVEAVIGAAFSVEGYAAATRLVTQEHLAFSDVGVTADPKTALQELVQSRFKRAPAYAVTSETGPAHAKVYVVRVAIGSDLLGTGSGPTKKLAETAAAADALHALQTAGGIRTFTSRA